Proteins co-encoded in one Saprospira grandis genomic window:
- a CDS encoding 50S ribosomal protein L25, whose product MKTIEFEGQLRSNLGKSSSRELRKEGRIPCVVYGNGENLHFTTTALEIRDLIYTDELRKASIKLGDKTVEAIVKDVQFHPVTDKILHMDFQAIVAGQTLKTEVPIRLVGNSKGQKVGGTLVQKMRKLKVLIQPESLCAYIPADVSPLDLGKSMRVRDIQITEGIEIMTNGSIPVASIEIPRALRSAQSKAAAEEKK is encoded by the coding sequence ATGAAAACGATTGAATTTGAGGGCCAACTGAGAAGCAACCTAGGAAAAAGCAGCAGCAGAGAACTTCGCAAAGAAGGGCGCATTCCTTGTGTGGTTTACGGAAATGGCGAAAACCTCCACTTTACGACTACTGCTCTTGAGATCCGTGATCTCATTTACACTGACGAACTTCGCAAGGCTAGCATCAAATTAGGTGACAAAACTGTTGAAGCGATCGTTAAAGATGTGCAGTTCCACCCTGTAACCGACAAAATCCTCCACATGGATTTCCAAGCTATCGTAGCTGGCCAAACTTTGAAAACTGAAGTACCTATTCGTCTTGTAGGTAACTCTAAAGGCCAAAAAGTAGGGGGTACGCTAGTGCAAAAAATGCGCAAGCTTAAAGTATTGATCCAACCCGAAAGCCTTTGCGCTTACATCCCCGCTGATGTAAGTCCTTTGGACCTCGGTAAGTCAATGCGTGTACGCGACATCCAAATCACTGAAGGTATCGAAATCATGACCAATGGTAGCATCCCCGTTGCGTCTATCGAAATTCCTCGTGCTTTGCGCTCTGCTCAGTCTAAGGCTGCTGCTGAAGAGAAAAAGTAA
- the pth gene encoding aminoacyl-tRNA hydrolase, whose protein sequence is MKYLIVGLGNIGAEYTETRHNIGFKVADALAQSLEAKFETKRYGDLAQGKYKGRKLLILKPSTYMNLSGKALMYWMKKENIGLENVLVLVDDLNINFGTIRLRGKGGAGGHNGLKSIEEELGHNNYPRLRIGIGNDYPKGRQVEFVLGKWSPQEIELLPKIIRHCQGACKSYSFLGLANSMNLSNKKLFAPPTSQTEVDKDDLPEV, encoded by the coding sequence ATGAAGTATCTTATTGTAGGCCTGGGAAATATTGGCGCAGAATATACCGAAACCCGCCACAATATTGGCTTCAAAGTAGCCGATGCCCTAGCCCAAAGCCTAGAGGCCAAATTTGAAACAAAACGCTATGGCGATCTGGCCCAAGGAAAATACAAGGGCCGAAAACTACTCATCCTCAAGCCTTCTACTTATATGAATTTGAGTGGAAAAGCCCTGATGTACTGGATGAAAAAAGAAAATATTGGCCTAGAAAATGTCTTGGTCCTTGTCGATGACCTCAATATCAACTTCGGAACAATCCGCCTGAGAGGAAAGGGCGGAGCCGGCGGCCATAACGGCCTCAAAAGTATAGAAGAGGAATTGGGCCACAATAATTACCCCCGCCTAAGAATTGGAATTGGCAATGACTACCCCAAAGGCCGACAAGTAGAGTTTGTTTTGGGCAAATGGAGCCCCCAAGAAATTGAACTGCTGCCCAAGATTATCCGCCACTGCCAAGGCGCCTGCAAAAGCTATAGCTTTTTGGGCCTAGCCAATAGCATGAACCTAAGCAATAAAAAACTCTTTGCCCCACCTACTAGCCAAACAGAAGTAGACAAAGACGATTTGCCTGAAGTATAA
- a CDS encoding acyl-CoA thioesterase: protein MKSYEKEVEVIWADMDPNQHMRHTSYSQYAAHTRISFFAQQGFPLQDLAKKGLGAILLREQSTYIRETQMHEKLSFNMLLKAATADYTFYTIEQEVRKENGKLAAKVLIDGSWIDMQARKITAPWPDLVAAVIDELPRHKDFEWKEPTYYRFK, encoded by the coding sequence ATGAAATCTTATGAAAAGGAAGTAGAGGTAATTTGGGCCGATATGGATCCCAATCAGCATATGCGTCATACCTCTTACAGCCAGTATGCAGCACATACTCGGATTAGTTTTTTTGCCCAGCAGGGCTTTCCCTTGCAAGATTTGGCCAAAAAGGGTTTGGGCGCTATTTTGCTCAGAGAGCAAAGCACTTATATCCGAGAAACTCAAATGCACGAAAAGCTCAGTTTTAATATGTTGCTCAAAGCGGCCACTGCAGACTATACATTTTATACCATAGAGCAGGAGGTCCGAAAAGAAAATGGCAAGCTAGCGGCCAAGGTCCTTATTGATGGCAGCTGGATAGATATGCAGGCCCGAAAAATTACGGCCCCTTGGCCCGATTTGGTGGCTGCTGTTATTGATGAGTTGCCTCGCCACAAAGATTTTGAGTGGAAGGAGCCTACTTATTACCGCTTCAAGTAG
- a CDS encoding 1-acyl-sn-glycerol-3-phosphate acyltransferase: protein MIKKIVSQLYLKLAGWKIHPSIPQEAQGNCVLIAAPHTTNWDYPITMAAMAELGVPIKYTIKDDYMRPPFGWFFKMMGGIGINRKPKKEGEKRPSMVDVIANLFEGQERLCIIMEPEGTRSKVVKWKTGFYYVALKAKVPILLGWLDYAKKEGGIGKVIHPSGDIAKDMAEIMCFYKDILGKNPELFALDETYYQPNRCS from the coding sequence ATGATTAAGAAAATAGTTAGCCAACTCTACCTCAAACTAGCGGGCTGGAAAATTCACCCCAGTATTCCCCAAGAGGCCCAAGGCAACTGCGTACTTATTGCGGCCCCGCATACGACCAACTGGGATTATCCTATTACCATGGCCGCTATGGCCGAGCTGGGCGTTCCCATTAAGTACACCATCAAAGATGATTATATGCGGCCCCCTTTTGGCTGGTTTTTTAAGATGATGGGGGGGATTGGGATCAACCGCAAGCCCAAAAAAGAAGGAGAGAAGCGCCCTTCTATGGTAGATGTTATCGCCAACTTATTTGAGGGCCAAGAGCGGCTCTGCATCATTATGGAGCCAGAAGGAACCCGCTCTAAGGTGGTCAAATGGAAAACCGGCTTTTATTATGTGGCCCTAAAGGCAAAGGTACCTATCTTGCTTGGTTGGCTAGATTATGCCAAAAAAGAAGGGGGAATTGGCAAGGTCATTCACCCTTCTGGAGATATTGCCAAGGATATGGCCGAAATTATGTGCTTTTATAAGGACATACTGGGAAAAAATCCCGAACTTTTTGCCCTTGACGAAACATATTACCAGCCCAACCGCTGCTCATAA
- a CDS encoding DUF2892 domain-containing protein: MKTRNQIDQSIDDLLNRIEQECQEDPDTLLSIHPAHYTTEHLFQLRGRWQQRNREYQRLSRIIFAAGIASPTFFGIGMLGFWSWALLGLIFLPIAATAFMFFLLGSIWLSAKYKSSGYQQAILKAIDEELKERGQFLDH, encoded by the coding sequence ATGAAAACGAGAAATCAAATAGACCAATCTATCGATGATTTGCTGAACCGCATCGAGCAAGAGTGCCAGGAAGATCCCGACACCCTACTCAGCATTCATCCGGCCCACTATACCACCGAACACCTCTTCCAACTGCGAGGGCGTTGGCAACAACGCAACCGAGAATATCAACGGCTGTCCAGAATTATCTTTGCCGCCGGCATCGCCTCTCCCACTTTTTTCGGCATCGGCATGCTCGGCTTTTGGTCTTGGGCCCTGCTCGGCCTCATTTTTCTGCCCATCGCCGCCACCGCCTTTATGTTTTTTCTGCTCGGTAGCATCTGGCTATCCGCAAAATATAAAAGTAGTGGCTACCAACAAGCTATCCTCAAAGCCATTGATGAAGAACTCAAGGAAAGAGGACAATTTCTAGATCACTAA